The proteins below come from a single Terriglobales bacterium genomic window:
- a CDS encoding DUF4292 domain-containing protein translates to MNLPTRTLWSLLALLALLPLGGCLFRTREVKPRPVAGNLKDATRDQLVERINAEAEKVSSMNATVDIGASAGGEKKGKVTDYSEIRGYVLVRKPQMLRMIGLFPVVRNRMFDMVSDGESFRMSIPAKNKFIVGRNDVIRANPKQPMENLRPQHIFDALLLREIDPKNEVAVLESTSETVLDEKKKPLEMPSYTIIVTRRSEDGHWYLSRKIVFTRDDLQPHRQIVYDKNGNVATDARYDDFQIYDSLLFPSVITIFRPQEEYTVRLKLVKLTLNQKLRDDQFELPQPPGSQLVRMDQQPPTPTALNQPNGSNKQ, encoded by the coding sequence ATGAATCTCCCCACCCGAACGTTGTGGTCGTTGCTGGCGCTGCTCGCGCTGCTGCCGTTGGGCGGGTGTCTGTTCCGCACGCGCGAGGTCAAGCCGCGCCCGGTCGCCGGCAACCTGAAAGACGCCACCCGCGACCAGCTGGTGGAGCGCATCAACGCCGAGGCCGAGAAGGTCTCGTCGATGAACGCGACGGTGGACATCGGCGCCTCCGCCGGCGGCGAGAAGAAGGGCAAGGTCACCGACTACTCCGAGATCCGCGGCTACGTCCTGGTGCGCAAGCCGCAGATGCTGCGCATGATCGGGCTCTTCCCGGTCGTCCGCAACCGGATGTTCGACATGGTCTCCGACGGCGAGAGCTTCCGCATGTCCATCCCGGCGAAGAACAAGTTCATCGTGGGGCGCAACGACGTGATCCGCGCCAATCCCAAGCAGCCGATGGAGAACCTGCGGCCGCAGCACATCTTCGACGCGCTGCTGCTGCGCGAGATCGACCCTAAGAACGAGGTCGCGGTGCTGGAGAGCACGAGCGAGACCGTGCTCGACGAGAAGAAGAAGCCGCTCGAGATGCCGAGCTACACCATCATCGTGACGCGGCGCTCCGAGGACGGCCATTGGTACCTCTCGCGCAAGATCGTGTTCACGCGCGACGACCTGCAGCCGCACCGCCAGATCGTCTACGACAAGAACGGCAACGTCGCCACCGACGCGCGCTACGACGACTTCCAGATCTACGACAGCCTGCTCTTCCCCTCGGTCATCACCATCTTCCGGCCGCAGGAGGAGTACACCGTGCGCCTCAAGCTGGTGAAGCTGACGCTCAACCAGAAGCTGCGCGACGACCAGTTCGAGCTGCCGCAGCCCCCGGGCTCGCAGCTGGTGCGCATGGACCAGCAGCCGCCCACGCCGACGGCCCTGAACCAACCCAATGGAAGCAATAAGCAATAA
- a CDS encoding FtsX-like permease family protein, with the protein MAMNRMVVANLVHRPLRSIISIVAVAVEVTLILVIVSFALGMLKDAAERQKGIGADLMVQPPGSSNFTALSGAPVSQKVANVLREKVPHITAAVPVITQVTTSGNLEVIYGVAQPPFGDKADAFENIGGQFHFLSGGPFQKPNDIIVDDIFASSKRLKVGDTVKVLNQDFHICGIVEHGKGARKFIPMTTLQDLIGAQGKASIFYVKLDDPKYADEVHRSINALPGMEQYVVRSMQEFMSLMTPEHVPGLSAFISVVVGVAVVIGFIVIFQAMYTAVMERTREIGILKSLGASKLYIIRLILRETILLAAVGVVVGILVSFAASMTIVHYVPTLQVKIEKMWLLWATLIALSGALLGALYPAFKAAQKDPIDALAYE; encoded by the coding sequence ATGGCCATGAACCGCATGGTGGTCGCGAACCTGGTGCATCGTCCGCTGCGCTCGATCATCTCGATCGTGGCGGTGGCGGTGGAAGTCACGCTCATCCTGGTGATCGTGAGCTTCGCGCTCGGCATGTTGAAGGACGCGGCCGAGCGCCAGAAAGGCATCGGGGCCGACCTGATGGTGCAGCCGCCGGGGTCGAGCAACTTCACCGCGCTCTCCGGCGCGCCCGTATCGCAAAAAGTGGCGAACGTGCTGCGCGAGAAGGTCCCGCACATCACCGCGGCCGTGCCGGTCATCACCCAGGTCACCACCAGCGGCAACCTGGAAGTCATCTACGGCGTGGCGCAGCCGCCCTTCGGCGACAAGGCCGACGCCTTCGAGAACATCGGTGGGCAGTTCCACTTTCTCTCCGGCGGGCCCTTCCAGAAGCCCAACGACATCATCGTCGACGACATCTTCGCCTCCAGCAAGCGGCTGAAGGTCGGCGACACGGTGAAGGTGCTGAACCAGGACTTCCACATCTGCGGCATCGTCGAGCACGGCAAGGGCGCGCGCAAGTTCATCCCCATGACCACGTTGCAGGACCTGATCGGCGCGCAGGGCAAGGCTTCCATCTTCTACGTGAAGCTCGACGACCCCAAGTACGCCGACGAAGTCCACCGCTCGATCAACGCGCTGCCCGGCATGGAGCAGTACGTCGTCCGCTCGATGCAGGAGTTCATGTCGCTGATGACCCCGGAGCACGTGCCCGGCTTGTCCGCGTTCATCTCGGTGGTGGTGGGCGTGGCGGTGGTCATCGGGTTCATCGTCATCTTCCAGGCGATGTACACGGCGGTGATGGAGCGGACGCGCGAGATCGGGATCTTGAAGTCGCTGGGCGCGTCGAAGCTCTACATCATCCGGTTGATCCTGCGGGAGACCATCCTGCTGGCGGCGGTGGGCGTGGTGGTGGGGATCCTGGTGAGCTTTGCCGCCAGCATGACCATCGTGCACTACGTTCCGACGCTGCAGGTGAAGATCGAGAAGATGTGGCTGCTGTGGGCGACGCTCATCGCGCTCTCGGGCGCGCTGCTGGGCGCGCTCTACCCCGCCTTCAAGGCCGCGCAGAAAGACCCCATCGACGCGCTGGCGTACGAGTAG
- a CDS encoding energy transducer TonB translates to MATLREQYVSKMGKLRTPAVGERLVFSADGALTAGEPGPWSTAGHVTIRALSANENTVFIEGERAFLVYDTKEKRYRDFFEVVGNDDVRGQCGIHGIGKKDREWFEKQKPVRIAVSFAGDPRAVLEKVLELDEDLHWPPPKEAPSANKAAGVGRGVSARRVLWSPNPRYTDFAKRAQLQGTSILWVVIGPDGLVKDMRVQRPLGLASTRRPWRQCGSGSSSPRRKTASPSRCK, encoded by the coding sequence ATGGCGACCCTACGGGAGCAGTATGTCAGCAAGATGGGCAAACTGCGAACCCCCGCTGTGGGGGAGCGGCTTGTTTTCTCTGCGGATGGCGCTCTGACGGCAGGAGAGCCAGGACCATGGAGCACCGCGGGTCACGTCACCATCCGGGCCCTCTCCGCCAACGAAAACACGGTCTTCATCGAGGGCGAGAGGGCGTTCCTGGTCTACGACACCAAAGAAAAACGCTATCGGGACTTCTTTGAGGTCGTTGGAAACGATGATGTCCGAGGACAGTGTGGGATCCATGGCATCGGCAAGAAGGACCGGGAATGGTTCGAGAAGCAGAAACCCGTCCGCATTGCCGTTTCCTTCGCTGGCGATCCGCGGGCTGTCTTGGAGAAGGTCCTCGAGCTGGACGAAGACCTCCACTGGCCGCCGCCCAAGGAAGCGCCTTCCGCGAACAAGGCCGCAGGTGTAGGCCGTGGAGTCTCTGCTCGGCGGGTCCTATGGTCCCCGAACCCGCGATACACCGATTTCGCGAAGCGAGCGCAACTCCAGGGAACAAGTATCCTCTGGGTCGTCATCGGCCCGGATGGTCTTGTGAAAGACATGAGGGTTCAACGTCCGCTCGGGCTGGCCTCGACGAGGAGGCCATGGAGGCAGTGCGGCAGTGGAAGTTCAAGCCCGCGGAGAAAGACGGCAAGCCCGTCGCGGTGCAAGTGA